Proteins from one Desulfovibrio sp. genomic window:
- a CDS encoding aminotransferase class III-fold pyridoxal phosphate-dependent enzyme, whose translation MNKSETVSPEAYAQSDLTHVWHHLVQHQAFAAKGPMIVVEGDGLRLKDINGKEYLDATSGGVWCVNVGYGRDRIADAVCAQMKKMPYYAATAGNIPFIELAEEVTSHMPGLTRIYLSNSGSEANEKAYKIVRALAHITGNTTKKKVLYRNRDYHGTTIAALSSCGQPERREWFGPFVPGFVEFPHACCYRCAFGKTYPGCDIDCAKSVERIIQEEGPETIGGLIVEPITAGGGVIPPVSEYYDVLAEICRRHGVLIIMDEVVCGMGRTGTMFGYQQYGVTPDIVTMAKGVASAYMPISITATTEDIFKAFLHDPADKLAYFRDISTYGGCAAACTAALENMKIIEEENLLSNVTAMGAYLLDGLRGLLTHPNVGDVRGKGLLCGVEFVEDKKSKKPLPESKVIQIVGEAAAQGVLLGRTNRSFPGLNNIINMAPAYVVTKADIDAIVSTLRQAIAKILG comes from the coding sequence ATGAACAAGTCCGAAACAGTAAGCCCGGAAGCCTATGCCCAGTCCGACCTCACGCACGTGTGGCACCACCTGGTGCAGCACCAGGCCTTTGCCGCCAAAGGGCCAATGATCGTGGTCGAGGGTGACGGATTGCGGCTCAAAGACATTAACGGCAAGGAGTACCTGGACGCCACCTCCGGCGGGGTTTGGTGCGTGAACGTGGGCTACGGCAGGGACCGCATCGCGGACGCAGTCTGCGCCCAGATGAAGAAGATGCCCTACTACGCTGCCACCGCAGGCAACATCCCCTTCATCGAGCTCGCCGAAGAGGTCACCTCCCACATGCCCGGGCTTACCCGGATTTACCTGTCCAACAGCGGTTCCGAGGCCAACGAGAAGGCCTATAAGATCGTACGCGCCCTGGCCCACATCACCGGCAACACCACTAAGAAAAAGGTCCTGTACCGCAACCGCGACTACCACGGCACCACCATTGCCGCGCTGAGCTCCTGCGGACAGCCCGAGCGCAGAGAGTGGTTCGGTCCGTTCGTTCCAGGTTTCGTGGAGTTCCCCCACGCCTGCTGCTACCGTTGCGCCTTCGGCAAGACCTACCCCGGCTGCGACATCGACTGCGCCAAGTCGGTCGAACGCATCATCCAGGAAGAAGGCCCGGAGACCATCGGCGGCCTCATCGTGGAGCCCATCACCGCCGGAGGCGGGGTGATACCCCCGGTGAGCGAATACTACGACGTGCTCGCGGAAATCTGCCGCAGGCACGGGGTTCTCATAATCATGGACGAAGTGGTCTGCGGCATGGGCCGCACTGGCACCATGTTCGGCTACCAGCAGTACGGGGTGACCCCGGACATCGTGACCATGGCCAAGGGCGTGGCCAGCGCCTACATGCCGATCTCCATCACCGCCACCACCGAGGACATCTTCAAGGCCTTCCTGCACGACCCGGCCGACAAGCTGGCCTACTTCCGCGACATAAGCACCTACGGCGGCTGCGCCGCCGCCTGCACCGCCGCCCTGGAGAACATGAAGATCATCGAGGAAGAGAATCTCCTTTCTAACGTCACGGCCATGGGCGCCTACCTGCTGGATGGGCTCAGAGGCCTCCTTACCCATCCCAATGTCGGGGACGTGCGCGGCAAGGGGCTCCTGTGCGGCGTGGAATTCGTCGAGGACAAGAAATCCAAAAAGCCCCTGCCCGAGAGCAAGGTCATCCAGATCGTCGGTGAAGCCGCCGCCCAGGGCGTGCTGCTCGGCCGGACCAACCGCAGTTTCCCTGGACTCAACAACATCATCAACATGGCACCGGCCTATGTGGTTACCAAGGCGGACATCGACGCCATCGTTTCCACCCTTCGCCAGGCAATTGCCAAAATCCTGGGCTGA
- the ald gene encoding alanine dehydrogenase produces MKVGVLKEIKVKENRVSMTPAGVLAMRSGGHEVLVEKGAGAGAGFPDDDYTAAGASLATADEIFAQCGMVMHVKEPQPSEFGKLRKDQILFTYLHLAADEAQTKALMKAGNVNIAYETIQKKDGSLPLLTPMSEVAGRMAIQQAAKYLEIPTGGMGKLMGGVPGVEPATVVVIGGGVVGLNAAKMACGLGALVYLLDMNLDRLRHLNDIMPPNCITMMSGAYNIRKLLPLADVVVGAVLIPGAKAPHLISRDDLKLMRKGAILVDVAIDQGGCFETSRPTTHSDPVYEVDGVQHYCVANIPGAVAITSTLALTNATLPYAVKIANMGWKDACRANEDILKGLNVVDGKITYAAVAEAFGLPYTPADQVL; encoded by the coding sequence ATGAAAGTCGGCGTTTTAAAAGAGATAAAAGTCAAAGAGAACCGCGTTTCCATGACCCCGGCCGGGGTGCTGGCCATGCGTTCGGGCGGGCACGAAGTTCTTGTGGAAAAGGGAGCAGGGGCCGGGGCGGGCTTTCCCGACGACGACTACACCGCTGCCGGGGCGTCGCTGGCCACGGCCGACGAGATCTTCGCCCAATGCGGCATGGTCATGCACGTGAAGGAGCCCCAGCCGTCGGAATTCGGCAAGCTCCGCAAGGACCAGATACTCTTTACCTACCTGCATCTTGCCGCGGACGAAGCCCAGACCAAGGCCCTCATGAAGGCCGGCAACGTAAACATCGCCTACGAGACCATCCAGAAAAAGGACGGCAGCCTGCCGCTGCTCACTCCCATGTCCGAAGTGGCCGGGCGCATGGCCATACAACAGGCGGCCAAATACCTGGAAATCCCCACTGGCGGCATGGGCAAGCTGATGGGCGGAGTCCCCGGGGTGGAGCCGGCAACCGTGGTGGTCATCGGCGGAGGCGTGGTGGGGCTCAATGCCGCCAAGATGGCCTGCGGCTTAGGCGCCCTGGTCTACCTGCTGGATATGAACCTCGACCGCCTGCGCCACCTGAATGACATCATGCCCCCCAACTGCATCACCATGATGAGCGGGGCCTACAACATCCGCAAGCTTCTGCCCCTGGCCGACGTGGTGGTGGGCGCCGTGCTCATCCCGGGTGCAAAGGCTCCCCACCTGATAAGCCGGGACGACTTAAAGCTCATGCGCAAGGGCGCCATCCTGGTGGACGTGGCCATCGACCAGGGAGGCTGCTTCGAGACATCACGGCCCACCACCCACAGCGACCCGGTCTACGAGGTGGACGGTGTGCAGCACTACTGCGTGGCCAACATCCCCGGTGCCGTGGCCATCACCTCCACCTTGGCCCTGACCAATGCCACCCTTCCCTATGCAGTGAAGATCGCCAACATGGGCTGGAAGGACGCCTGCCGCGCCAATGAAGACATCCTGAAGGGACTCAACGTGGTGGACGGCAAGATAACGTACGCCGCGGTGGCCGAAGCCTTCGGGCTGCCCTACACCCCGGCCGATCAGGTGCTGTAG